In the Podospora bellae-mahoneyi strain CBS 112042 chromosome 4, whole genome shotgun sequence genome, one interval contains:
- a CDS encoding hypothetical protein (EggNog:ENOG503P2A4; COG:Q) has protein sequence MTGVKLQPTRFVRSVLKSFMAESGLEPRLFGPHVSRSPLIVRSLKLLTREVKLRVVNASKGRVDLELDITKDHTNRLKIIHGGTIASLVDLGGSLAVASQGLYATGVSTDLNVTYLKSGGKVGDKLQAVAECEKIGPTLAFTKVTFTNPLGELVARGSHTKYVKAAWKGSHPYTPPEGAEIADEVD, from the exons ATGACCGGAGTGAAGCTGCAGCCAACAAGATTTGTGAGATCG GTTCTCAAATCCTTCATGGCCGAGTCTGGTCTGGAGCCGAG ACTGTTCGGACCCCATGTGAGTCGCAGTCCCCTGATCGTCCGAAGCCTGAAATTGCTGACCAGGGAGGTGAAGCTACGTGTTGTGAATGCATCGAAAGGCAGAGTTGATCTTGAGCTGGACATAACGAAAGACCACACA AACCGCCTCAAGATCATCCATGGAGGCACAATTGCCAGTCTGGTCGACCTGGGTGGCTCCCTAGCCGTCGCCTCGCAAGGTCTGTATGCTACTGGCGTTTCCACAGACCTAAACGTCACCTACCTCAAATCGGGGGGCAAAGTGGGAGATAAGCTTCAAGCGGTTGCGGAGTGCGAAAAGA TTGGCCCAACCCTGGCCTTCACCAAGGTTACCTTTACGAACCCCCTGGGAGAACTGGTAGCCAGGGGCAGCCATACCAA ATATGTCAAGGCAGCATGGAAAGGAAGCCACCCATATACTCCTCCCGAGGGGGCCGAGATTGCGGATGAAGTTGACTGA
- a CDS encoding hypothetical protein (EggNog:ENOG503P6J5): MAENQRPADHTSLPPPRQGLLTKSRTFSVLSSITNSLSRASLIHHGSTSRNDSSSSSQPRVTPPVIAIPRKQPPVATRRSMEPLLNDSQKPPCQEASPPLPDNPRFVTTAMPSQYWSGRFAALDDKFHNEVLLGRNLNMVVEAQTNRSGNAGTSSSNSAARAQNNPSASAYSLIRPVPQLAGLARYNQGLPSRQTTSHEHSFQGPVSRIPQSATSGAILQTMPYSTRTREQQQPPGSAASTRTAAYYHKPLFSRPPSYEQSVELPGTATAPVSPIFEGSSDSLDSVVPALPSTLGFPGPKRSHLSGVHVQGYASSLSSEDGSVVTVEGDYYTQGRGVVVNNAAMLTDDDARCRRVLVHLEAMCVTETARESLRAWRIAYARKTGRAVLLPCGETMEGACGRGRAEKERERQHLVYGLGKGREIVKRLRRSLGGVTGSGGGGGGYCHAHHVNAYDEEVPRRRGGMMMGMM, translated from the exons ATGGCAGAGAACCAGAGGCCTGCTGACCACACTTCATTACCTCCCCCTCGACAGGGATTGCTCACCAAATCCAGAACTTTCAGTGTCCTCTCTAGCATTACCAACTCATTGTCACGGGCCTCCCTTATTCACCATGGCAGTACTAGTCGAAATGATAGTTCAAGCTCTTCCCAACCAAGGGTCACCCCGCCAGTTATTGCGATACCTCGAAAACAACCTCCTGTGGCCACCAGACGTTCCATGGAGCCCCTCCTGAATGACAGCCAAAAACCCCCCTGTCAGGAGGCATCTCCCCCTCTACCAGACAACCCACGATTCGTCACCACGGCAATGCCGTCCCAATACTGGTCGGGTCGTTTTGCGGCCCTTGACGACAAGTTCCACAATGAAGTGCTGCTTGGCAGGAACCTCAACATGGTTGTTGAAGCCCAGACGAACCGCTCAGGCAATGCAggaaccagcagcagcaactccGCAGCCCGTGCTCAGAACAACCCTTCGGCATCGGCATATTCGCTTATTCGCCCAGTACCACAGTTGGCAGGGTTAGCGAGGTATAATCAGGGACTGCCGTCTCGGCAGACTACTTCTCATGAGCATTCTTTCCAGGGGCCTGTGAGCCGGATCCCACAGTCTGCTACGAGCGGAGCCATTCTCCAGACGATGCCCTACTCGACCCGTACCcgtgagcagcagcagccgcctgGGTCTGCGGCTAGTACTAGAACGGCGGCGTATTATCACAAGCCGCTTTTTTCTCGACCGCCCTCGTATGAGCAGTCGGTTGAGCTACCTGGAACAGCCACTGCGCCTGTGTCGCCTATTTTTGAGGGATCGAGTGATTCGCTTGACTCGGTGGTGCCGGCTTTACCGTCTACGTTGGGGTTTCCTGGTCCCAAGAGGTCACATCTAAGTGGTGTACATGTTCAGGGTTATGCCTCGAGCTTGAGCAGTGAGGATGGGAGTGTGGTGACTGTGGAGGGGGATTATTATACGCAGGGTAGGGGAGTGGTTGTTAATAATGCGGCGATGTTgacggatgatgatgcgagGTGTAGGAGGGTGTTGGTTCATTTGGAGGCTATGTGCGTTACTGAGACGGCGAGGGAGTCGCTTCGGGCGTGGAGGATTGCGTATGCGaggaagacggggagggcggtgttgCTTCCTTGTGGGGAGACGATGGAGGGGGcgtgtgggagggggagggcggagaaggagagggagaggcagCATTTGGTTtatgggttggggaaggggagggagattgtgaagaggttgaggaggagtttgggtggtgttacggggagtg gtggtggtggtggtgggtattGTCATGCTCATCATGTGAATGCGTATGATGAGGAGGTAcctaggaggaggggtgggatgatgatggggatgatgtaA
- a CDS encoding hypothetical protein (EggNog:ENOG503PHZ0), protein MRFSALILASLAGLATANFDLYLGHQIIPVDGGVLHDGWYIFDNDPSKADVRSSPPSLLPTNHPPQVLAYGPYLSQDDVSGRTTGVRCVRSGCYGGAATDINVLEIHFSNNPLYHWTIYKDRGHPYKMYGLDGRTYGESSSSRASVSTT, encoded by the exons ATGCGTTTCTCagccctcatcctcgcctccctcgccggcCTGGCCACCGCAAACTTCGACCTCTACCTGGGCCACCAAATCATCCCCGTCGACGGCGGCGTCCTCCACGACGGCTGGTACATCTTCGACAACGACCCCAGCAAAGCCGACGTCcgttcctcccccccctctcttcttcctaccaaccaccccccacagGTCCTCGCCTACGGCCCCTACCTCTCCCAAGACGACGTCTCAGGCCGCACGACCGGCGTCCGGTGCGTCCGCAGCGGCTGCTACGGCGGTGCCGCCACAGACATCAACGTCCTCGAGATACACttcagcaacaaccccctctaCCATTGGA CCATCTACAAAGACAGAGGCCATCCCTACAAAATGTATGGCCTCGACGGCAGGACCTACGGGGAGTCATCCTCTTCCCGGGCGTCGGTTTCCACCACATGA
- a CDS encoding hypothetical protein (EggNog:ENOG503P13N) — MAHRTSAPDLVRERPDRFERGRFEYERDRDRFSEIRERFEDDDDDYVYERERRVTSRPPPRDRDRSVDRRSRAPYDDDETIIRERRRVIYDDEQPRSILRRRPSPESEVERRSSVVIEKERRYRSPSPSNAPRPGRLLRRQSSLDTFDRRPRGYYEREEYGPPARRLDHSVPPYAESHRPLPRHRALPPPRVYAEREYFDEIHVDDHHHDHPGRVREREVIHTRMRSRSRESRIRRGRSRSSSRSSSSSSSGGTSLTTRSEYPKKGKTRIPARLVSKRALIELGYPFVEEGNTIIVQKALGQKNIDDLLKLSDDYKKSTPTPLLPHQDKKVTFPGEFEIMAARSSAGDIIEERRTEIVEYHTTAPPPAVHYHHQHPPAPAGNGPIIINAQPAPAPAPPVEVVKTTMIREQSPARSYTTTSYDTTSYGTTTSYDTSLTSRGPPTVIVDARPREVALVEPSRDTWRYDDNDELRSEIRHLERQLARRERSKSRHSRHGSRGDLVRAERLSTGELVLYEEEIETIEEPARGGLRIEKDKRGRMSISVPRNR; from the exons ATGGCTCACCGGACATCTGCCCCTGACCTTGTTCGCGAGCGCCCCGACCGCTTCGAAAGGGGCCGCTTCGAGTACGAAAGAGACCGCGATCGGTTCAGCGAGATCCGAGAGCGCTtcgaagatgacgacgatgactaCGTGTACGAGCGAGAACGCCGTGTAACATCCCGGCCTCCCCCCCGCGACCGCGACCGATCCGTCGACCGCCGTTCCCGGGCCCCCtatgacgacgacgagacCATCATCCGGGAGCGCCGCCGGGTCATTTATGATGACGAGCAACCACGCAGTATCCTTCGACGTCGACCATCTCCCGAGAGTGAGGTGGAGCGCAGATCTTCTGTCgtgattgagaaggagagaaggTACCGCAGCCCGTCACCCTCCAATGCGCCCCGTCCTGGACGACTTTTGAGACGGCAATCGAGCCTGGACACTTTTGATCGCAGGCCCCGTGGATATTACGAGCGTGAGGAATACGGACCCCCCGCCCGCCGCCTGGACCACAGTGTCCCGCCCTACGCCGAGAGCCACCGGCCGCTGCCCCGCCACCGAGCCCTGCCCCCTCCCAGAGTGTACGCCGAACGTGAATACTTCGACGAGATCCACGTCGATGACCATCACCATGACCATCCCGGCCGAGTCCGCGAAAGGGAGGTGATCCATACCCGCATGAGGTCACGGAGTCGAGAGTCGCGCATCCGTCGTGGAAGATCCCGATCgtccagcaggagcagctcctcaagcagcagcggcggcaccAGCCTCACTACCCGAAGCGAGTATCCAAAGAAGGGCAAGACCCGCATTCCAGCGCGCCTGGTCTCCAAGCGGGCGCTTATTGAGCTTGGTTACCCATTCGTCGAGGAG GGAAACACAATCATCGTCCAGAAGGCACTTGGCCAGAAGAACATTGACGATTTGCTGAAGCTGAGCGATGATTATAAGAAGAGTACGCCCACCCCGTTACTCCCCCACCAGGACAAAAAAGTAACATTCCCAGGCGAGTTCGAGATCATGGCCGCGCGATCCAGCGCTGGTGATATCATTGAGGAACGTCGAACAGAGATTGTCGAGTACCACACCACGGCACCTCCCCCAGCGGTGCActaccaccatcaacacccgcCGGCCCCGGCCGGTAATGGTCCTATTATCATCAACGCCCAGCCCGCTCCCGCACCAGCCCCTCCCGTCGAGGTGGTCAAGACAACCATGATCCGCGAGCAGTCCCCAGCACGGTCCTACACGACCACCTCGTACGATACCACCTCGTACGGTACAACCACGTCATATGACACCTCTCTTACCTCCAGGGGCCCACCCACAGTGATTGTGGACGCTCGCCCGCGTGAGGTAGCCCTTGTCGAGCCTTCTCGGGATACCTGGCGCTACGACGATAATGATGAGCTGCGATCTGAGATTCGGCATCTGGAGCGGCAGCTCGCGCGGCGGGAACGGTCAAAGTCCAGACACTCGCGTCACGGCAGCCGAGGCGACCTGGTTAGGGCGGAGCGGTTGTCGACGGGCGAGCTGGTGCTGTACGAAGAGGAAATTGAGACAATTGAGGAGCCTgcgaggggagggttgagaaTCGAGAAGGACAAACGAGGTAGGATGTCTATCAGCGTGCCGAGGAACCGGTAA
- a CDS encoding hypothetical protein (EggNog:ENOG503NVYW): MPALPLLSHAYDLVARNSTAEVVLPALAAAVNTPAKVVCSWPVSGQYGPGSRVLYYVLVAACVLARKTEWLRNACLAAALIFPAVAAVHGVALAALHVPNAVDMDIYGAFQFCSIGILTAPITVRLSTTYFNNPGRNTIFLWAGIILVGLLALTVEFFRTEAVPCDTDESLFIYGESLCGLVCSIEDGPFSPMRQGSADEIYVIPEPFIMTFGTATLFCAACCIPAILSMVSMWDKILKVNWQERFGETYLDQPETGTNGATPERMNKVNNIIRGFLSVVEIPVFGAAVIAILVVGELNFWSAPVNWQTEPMANVGQWAPIVASAFAACGSLYMLLAEDMVAAASPTPAHCNCSHHHDESDAQTGLGISHSGPRRISEDKSDGPRRPDAGRSKIAKGLSAIGHILGTADLKSFDDSEFQDVAASKYPTTPGEEIRNRNLRHLEDRYNMARPEDDERGRRRSRANSFTGSVTGFTKPSPPSSSRALSPNPVSLQLSPGGPSRPDLNSGTSHRASHDSGPRHNDDADTTSPSAKPGLSLTIQPSGFNSPSIVVSAENEPVGILPPPPVHKPPS, from the exons ATGCCCGCGCTTCCGCTACTTTCACACGCCTATGACCTTGTTGCCCGCAATAGCACCGCTGAAGTTGTCCTGCCAGCACTTGCAGCTGCAGTAAACACCCCCGCCAAGGTGGTGTGTTCATGGCCCGTCTCTGGTCAATATGGACCTGGTAGTAGAGTCTT ATACTATGTTCTTGTTGCAGCTTGTGTGCTTGCTAGGAAGACGGAATGGCTTCGAAATGCTTGCTTGGCCGCAGCCTTGATCTTCCCTGCCGTTGCTGCAGTCCACGGAGTAGCTTTGGCGGCATTGCATGTTCCCAACGCCGTTGATATGGACATATATGGCGCTTTCCAGTTCTGCTCTATTGGCATTCTAACAGCCCCCATCACGGTTAGACTGTCAACTACATATTTCAACAACCCTGGTCGGAATACCATATTCCTTTGGGCAGGCATCATCCTCGTTGGCCTGTTGGCTTTGACTGTTGAGTTCTTCCGGACCGAGGCGGTGCCATGTGATACCGACGAGTCACTTTTTATTTACGGCGAAAGTTTATGCGGTCTGGTATGCTCTATTGAAGACGGGCCCTTTTCACCGATGCGACAAGGTTCGGCAGACGAGATATATGTTATTCCCGAGCCTTTCATCATGACGTTTGGCACCGCCACGCTATTCTGCGCCGCCTGTTGCATTCCTGCCATCCTTTCGATGGTATCGATGTGGGACAAGATACTTAAAGTGAACTGGCAAGAGCGGTTTGGAGAGACATATCTGGATCAGCCAGAAACGGGAACCAACGGCGCTACCCCTGAGAGGATGAATAAGGTCAACAATATCATCAGGGGGTTTCTAAGCGTCGTGGAAATTCCGGTGTTCGGAGCAGCTGTCATTGCAATTCTTGTCGTGGGGGAGTTGAATTTCTGGAGCGCCCCAGTCAATTGGCAAACAGAACCCATGGCCAACGTTG GTCAATGGGCGCCGATTGTGGCATCGGCCTTTGCTGCCTGTGGTTCGCTTTATATGCTACTGGCAGAAGACATGGTTGCTGCAGCGAGCCCTACCCCAGCTCACTGCAACTGCTCACACCATCATGACGAGTCTGATGCACAAACCGGACTTGGCATCAGCCATTCGGGACCCAGGCGTATCAGCGAAGACAAATCGGACGGACCCCGTCGTCCCGATGCGGGCCGGAGCAAGATAGCAAAAGGACTGAGCGCCATCGGTCACATACTCGGCACCGCGGATCTCAAGAGCTTCGACGATTCGGAGTTCCAGGATGTTGCGGCGAGCAAATATCCGACTACGCCAGGAGAAGAAATTCGGAACCGGAATCTGAGGCACCTTGAGGATAGATACAACATGGCTCGTCCAGAAGACGATGAGCGCGGACGTCGACGCTCAAGAGCAAACAGTTTCACAGGGAGCGTCACGGGTTTCACAAAGCCCAGCCCGCCGTCGTCATCGAGGGCTCTGTCGCCAAACCCTGTATCGTTGCAGCTTTCGCCAGGAGGCCCGTCCAGGCCGGATCTCAACAGCGGAACCTCCCACAGAGCTTCTCACGACTCCGGCCCTCGCCACAACGACGATGCCGACACGACGTCCCCATCAGCGAAGCCTGGATTGTCCCTCACTATTCAACCAAGCGGTTTCAACTCACCGTCGATTGTCGTCTCTGCGGAAAATGAGCCTGTGGGAATCTTGCCACCGCCTCCTGTACACAAACCTCCATCATAG
- the LYS21 gene encoding homocitrate synthase lys21 (EggNog:ENOG503NUMJ; COG:E) gives MCETSNTHGAANGTNGASNGTANIGGDHQGANFRSNPYQPVGDFLSNVGRFKIIESTLREGEQFANAYFDTETKIKIAKALDDFGVDYIELTSPAASEQSRRDCEAICKLGLKAKILTHVRCDMRDAKIAVETGVDGLDVVIGTSSFLREHSHGKDMAYIEKTAIEVIEYIKSKGLEVRFSSEDSFRSDLVDLLSLYRAVDKVGVHRVGIADTVGCASPRQVYDLVRTLRGVVSCDIETHFHDDTGCSIANAYCALEAGATHIDTSVLGIGERNGITPLGGLMARMVVTSPEYVKGKYKLHKLKELEDLVAEAVEINTPFNNPITGFCAFTHKAGIHAKAILNNPSTYEILNPADFGLTRYVHFASRLTGWNAVKTRVGQLGLEMTDDQVKEVTAKIKALADVRPIAIDDADSIIRSFHLNLHEGPIETQSNGKAIHVEVRGDETTELATGA, from the exons ATGTGCGAGACCAGCAACACCCACGGCGCCGCCAATGGCACAAACGGTGCTTCCAATGGG ACAGCTAACATTGGTGGTGATCATCAGGGTGCCAACTTCCGCTCCAACCCCTACCAGCCAGTAGGCGATTTCCTCTCCAACGTCGGCCGCTTCAAGATCATCGAGTCGACTCTCCGCGAAGGTGAACAATTCGCCAATGCCTACTTCGACACCGAGACCAAGATCAAGAT TGCCAAGGCTCTCGATGACTTCGGTGTTGACTACATCGAGTTAACCTCCCCCGCTGCTTCCGAGCAATCTCGCAGGGATTGCGAGGCCATCTGCAAGCTCGgcctcaaggccaagattCTTACCC ACGTTCGCTGCGACATGCGCGATGCTAAGATCGCTGTTGAGACCGGTGTTGACGGCCTGGACGTCGTCATTGGCACCTCAAGCTTCCTCCGCGAGCACAGCCACGGCAAGGATATGGCCTACATTGAGAAGACTGCCATTGAGGTGATCGAGTACATCAAGTCCAAGGGCCTCGAGGTTCGCT TCTCCAGCGAGGACTCTTTCCGTTCTGACCTCgtcgacctcctctccctctaccGCGCCGTCGACAAGGTCGGTGTCCACCGTGTCGGTATCGCCGATACCGTCGGTTGCGCTTCCCCCAGGCAGGTCTACGACCTTGTCCGCACCCTCAGAGGCGTCGTGTCCTGCGACATCGAGACCCACTTCCACGATGATACCGGCTGCAGTATCGCCAACGCCTACTGTGCTCTCGAGGCCGGTGCTACCCACATTGATACCAGTGTTCTCGGCATTGGTGAGCGCAATGGTATCACCCCTCTTGGTGGCCTGATGGCTCGCATGGTCGTCACCAGCCCTGAGTATGTCAAGGGCAAGTACAAGCtccacaagctcaaggagctcgaggatcTCGTCGCCGAGGCCGTCGAGATCAACACtcccttcaacaaccccatcaccggTTTCTGCGCCTTTACCCACAAGGCCGGTATCCACGCCAaggccatcctcaacaaccccagcaccTACGAGATTCTCAACCCTGCTGATTTCGGTCTGACCCGCTACGTCCACTTTGCCTCTCGTCTTACTGGCTGGAACGCCGTCAAGACGAGAGTTGGCCAGCTCGGTCTGGAGATGACCGATGATCAGGTCAAGGAGGTGacggccaagatcaaggcgtTGGCTGATGTCAGGCCAATCGCCATCGACGATGCCGACTCCATCATCCGCAGCTTCCACCTCAACCTTCACGAGGGGCCAATTGAGACTCAGTCCAACGGCAAGGCGATTCACGTTGAAGTAAGAGGTGACGAGACTACCGAGCTTGCGACTGGTGCGTAA
- a CDS encoding hypothetical protein (EggNog:ENOG503P0HJ; COG:S), protein MCIVLLTTSHPKYALVVIDNRDEYILRPTSRPHWWKATPEIPAVNGSANGVAKAALPAEVEVLSSRDLQRAERGTWLGITKGGNIAVLTNYRETDTHDVAHPVHGKRSRGGMVTAWLGADPAESTERFVTRMLEDGGVKGVGGFSLICGKLRKAKGDSNNIEPLAIISNRCDHVGQVPWICGKRSSIYGLSNATYLHPEQEDKEEELWPKIREGREAMLRAVTEKMDEKELQEALFEILDTDRFPSDHTMDLEEGIPLLKDSIFIPAFGGKSHQEEMAEARLRGQVKHKDRDSPAAEVLTIVARPDDQPNGFQTGLYGTQRQTIILVDWDGNVTYTERALWDPHGNPIPRGSGDETFRFKIEGWEKEEELCN, encoded by the coding sequence ATGTGTATAGTGCTGCTTACAACATCCCACCCCAAATACGCCCTGGTCGTCATCGACAACCGCGACGAGTACATCCTGCGCCCAACGAGCAGACCCCACTGGTGGAAAGCTACCCCAGAAATCCCCGCCGTTAACGGCTCGGCCAACGGGGTAGCAAAGGCCGCTCTACCGGCCGAGGTCGAAGTCCTCTCCAGTCGAGATCTCCAGCGAGCCGAGCGAGGGACGTGGCtcggcatcaccaagggTGGAAACATTGCCGTCCTTACAAACTACCGGGAAACGGACACCCACGATGTTGCCCATCCGGTACATGGCAAGCGCAGCCGTGGAGGCATGGTGACGGCATGGCTTGGCGCTGACCCGGCCGAATCGACAGAGCGGTTTGTGACCCGCATGCTAGAAGACGGTGGTGtaaagggggtgggtggcttctccttgatctgcGGAAAACTCAGAAAGGCGAAGGGGGATAGCAACAACATTGAGCCCCTGGCCATAATCTCGAACCGTTGCGACCATGTTGGGCAGGTTCCATGGATATGTGGAAAGCGCAGCTCCATCTACGGCCTGAGCAACGCCACATATTTGCATCCGGAACAGGAAgataaggaggaggagctatGGCCCAAGATTCGGGAAGGCCGCGAAGCAATGCTCCGTGCTGTCACCGAAAAGATGGACGAAAAGGAACTCCAGGAGGCACTGTTCGAAATTTTGGACACGGATAGGTTTCCATCCGACCACACCATGGACCTTGAGGAAGGCATCCCGTTGCTCAAGGACTCGATTTTTATCCCTGCCTTTGGCGGCAAGTCGCACCAAGAAGAAATGGCAGAGGCCAGACTGCGAGGACAAGTGAAGCACAAGGATCGTGATTCGCCGGCAGCCGAAGTCTTGACCATCGTGGCTCGCCCAGACGACCAGCCCAATGGCTTCCAAACTGGCCTCTACGGCACGCAACGACAGACTATCATTCTCGTGGATTGGGATGGCAATGTGACTTATACTGAGAGGGCTCTCTGGGACCCTCATGGGAACCCCATCCCAAGAGGCTCTGGGGATGAAACATTTAGATTCAAGATTGAGGGCTgggagaaagaagaggagcTCTGCAACTAG
- the TFB2 gene encoding RNA polymerase II transcription factor B 52 kDa subunit (COG:K; COG:L; BUSCO:EOG09261QR8; EggNog:ENOG503NWP8): protein MSSFGPSSFLLDDYLEKLPGATFRKLYQQPSTAFAIFRRMLPPLAKVYVQALLYSPTPLTTNDIELWTRPEGKGTSNRAIARLRSLHIAQLSQSTRAKKAQDIQLTANFKKSLRLALEGGGSHNSFGVPSTLPTDPMIHVQYLDHWAGRIWQDILYYVVNSVPMKANESGGRHGSGGGGPKRAVRELLKMGGLVREGAGGLVQISEHGFNFLLQEANAQVWTLLLLWLEAADRNKALAKEQGTDITGTAIDNVEMLSFLFMLASLELGRAYDTSALTETRKNMLPALADFGLIYIDRDRPQQYYPTRLATTLTSLSTMRSVSASIDAATKKTPGDAGSLGADSTPTAPADENGGIVVETNYRIYAYTSSPLQIAILKLFCRLHMRFPNMVTARLTRESVQEAIKEGITANQIIDYLVAHAHPQMRRAAAAKGTTVIPPTVMDQIRLWQLESQRMQKTPGFQFKDFESVEEYRQLAEYATEIGVLVWKDDRKGTFFVSKVEQIREFLKARKKGN from the exons ATGTCGTCTTTTGGCCCCTCGTCCTTCTTGCTCGACGATTACTTGGAGAAGCTGCCAGGCGCAACGTTTCGAAAGCTGTACCAGCAGCCATCCACCGCCTTTGCTATCTTTCGGCGCATGCTTCCACCTTTAG CAAAGGTATATGTTCAGGCCCTGCTGTACAGTCCGACCCCCCTTACGACAAATGATATCGAGCTCTGGACGCGACCAGAAGGCAAAGGCACGAGCAATAGAGCGATCGCGAGGCTGCGCTCACTACACATCGCCCAGTTATCACAGTCGACCAGGGCCAAGAAAGCACAAGATATTCAACTCACAGCCAACTTCAAAAAATCTCTACGACTCGCCCTCGAGGGTGGCGGATCACACAACAGCTTCGGCGTACCAAGCACATTACCTACCGACCCAATGATACACGTCCAATATCTCGACCACTGGGCCGGGAGAATATGGCAAGACATTCTTTACTACGTCGTCAACAGCGTCCCCATGAAAGCCAACGAATCCGGCGGCCGACACGGCTCCGGAGGCGGCGGCCCAAAACGAGCAGTCCGCGAACTCCTCAAAATGGGCGGTCTCGTCCGCGAAGGCGCCGGCGGTCTCGTCCAAATCAGCGAGCATGGcttcaacttcctcctccaagaagccAACGCCCAAGTCTggaccctcctcctcctctggctcGAAGCCGCCGACCGCAACAAAGCCCTCGCCAAAGAGCAAGGCACCGACATAACAGGAACAGCTATCGACAATGTCGAAATGCTCTCCTTTCTCTTCATGCTCGCCTCCCTCGAGCTCGGCCGCGCATACGACACTTCTGCTTTGACCGAAACCCGAAAGAACATGCTCCCCGCGCTGGCTGACTTTGGCCTGATATACATCGACCGTGATAGACCACAGCAATACTACCCGACCCGATTAGCCACCACTCTTACCTCCTTATCAACCATGAGGTCAGTATCAGCCAGCATTGATGCCGCCACGAAGAAAACCCCCGGTGACGCGGGCAGTCTGGGAGCAGACTCcaccccaacagcaccggCGGATGAAAACGGCGGGATTGTAGTTGAAACAAACTATCGTATCTATGCttacacctcctcccctttgcaaatcgccatcctcaagctGTTCTGCCGGCTACACATGCGGTTTCCAAACATGGTCACCGCCAGATTGACGAGAGAATCAGTCCAGGAAGCCATCAAGGAAGGGATCACGGCGAACCAAATCATTGACTACCTTGTCGCGCATGCACACCCACAAATGAGGCGCGCCGCCGCGGCGAAGGGCACGACGGTAATCCCGCCGACGGTGATGGATCAGATCCGACTGTGGCAGCTGGAGAGTCAGAGGATGCAAAAGACGCCAGGGTTCCAGTTCAAAGACTTCGAGAGTGTGGAGGAGTACAGGCAGCTGGCGGAGTACGCGACCGAGATAGGGGTCTTGGTTTGGAAGGATGATCGGAAGGGCACGTTTTTCGTCAGCAAGGTGGAGCAGATTAGGGAATTCTTGAAGgcaaggaagaaggggaatTAG